The following nucleotide sequence is from Hevea brasiliensis isolate MT/VB/25A 57/8 chromosome 7, ASM3005281v1, whole genome shotgun sequence.
agataagagattaagagacctagtctgccaggacgtatcgtagtaactatacaatattctcgatgtctgttctgtaagctgcagattacagtaccgacatgagattattgtgtagagccgcgacttccctgtagtgcttatgatgaggatgttgcagCGGTCTGCTTTGGTACAAGAATGCCGCAGCGAGTTCTATATCTacaaaggagttgggaactcttggttaggatctagagctagaatatcgaaggtcacggttgggtggtaactagagtcatgaCTCAGAttacctagcatgagctagagttactgaAGAGTTGCTATCGGACTGCAGATTtcaactagttgcaaagtaaatgtgacacctatagagtgagaccatctagtcttggtatggaattttggatggttttgcaagatgacaaacattttgcttagagtttagtgagaatagtataccttgtgtgtatcagtatggaataaagtacaaccctactacctagagaaggtcgaaactatgaatttatgatttacagagctatgatatgataagagagacattagtttgacatggttttgggcaaggtggtaaatgtagtacctttgttgcagcaagttagggtatagtcctatctttcgtaagggatcgaaagttattactaataatggtgacccacAAAATAGTGCCCTGGATGGACCGTAGAGTGTGGTAGTGattagttggctcgggtatcctggagaggatacaagttccattataggaatcatatataatcagatcacgatggatgtaaatcctttgaattggatgacgggttttggtgcccgaaatcttaagttttagaattgagtaaacatggaaaataataataataaaataataataaataaaattaccgcAGAAtcggttctcgaggtagtaagggtattatttaAGCTAAAGGCTAAGAATAGAAATGAGACGATAAAGGTATGAAgacaatttcctgagttcctttctgacttcatattgttcaaacagtagtataatctaattataatagtgttaagagtaataaattagcgaagataaatcacagaaggccagtagacagagaaagtgtagaatgaaaattgggataattgattacagatgcaatataatctaagtgctagtgggagtactagctagagtggtcaaaggaccaaatctgaaagcacaggacatatgataacgcgatagagactcgaaagatatagttagcaagtacaaattgttatgttaggaagaagaatggaaccagggatagaatagtcaagttctattttgggtaagacaaaggaaataaatgaaaggacaacctaaagagcgcataataaaaggaacaaagttaagatataggatagactaagtgttattcttggcaaggagaatgacaaggatggaaaacccaaaatgggaccacattagtgagaaaagtgatggaggtatggaatacaataataatgagtaaatgttagaaggtgtgtgatggtattgcggactacctaaataggtagagaaagagaagttagtaagcagtaagttgaataaaagtcagtctaagggatcaaataggtatgatgagaggaaaagaatgatagataatgacacataggttttaggtaagacttttgagatagtgagaaggtagttagaggttcgttatgaatgtcaggcaaacatttttagtgtgatcaacagaatcactttgcagtgaagcaataacaacagagcaacagtaggggtagaataaaaagtaacaagtatggatggtaataaatcactagaaagtttaaggattcatgcagatgataccttataggcagagcacaattgtgctaagagatgatgagatttgaagagaaaaactaagaaacataggttaaacattattatatggacaatcgggcgtagttgaatatagaggatatttttctttcttttcaagtttagctcgtgtttttgattccagagcgttatataaggagcagagactgaggcaaggagacctagttatttgagattttgataggcaccaattcatatacaatttcctgatatgagaatgacagtaagtgcatacctagtgttaagtatgaaaggacgatcagagtaatgacaggagttaaattgagttagctactaaggcttgcgactgttttaaactatgagctagatgaagtactatttatggatgagtttcaatagatgaaattgttgctgatgggtaatttgagattgaagtttagaaagctatgggcagtatatatgattatattaaggagaatgaacacgtgaagtatcttgtttggaattaaggcataacacatatttcctacagccgtgttagttcagatggaacttatagtttatggggctcatattcatccaggataagcaatttcctaccaaggctggtagggaataataatgttctgatagttaagttggaaaaaaaggGGGTACAAAAAAAAttctctatgggtaattataagtgttacataaggtgaagaatgtgctggtaggagtacatcatagggttagaattctcgaagtaatgaaactagtaatcaagataagactaagaaataaaaagaaagttaaagttgatgatgggatagacatctttgaaggaaaatgtgtaaggatgagataggactaaaattaaggaataagtacagcaggttgaaaagatactaacaataccaaaaataggaaaaagggaagtggataagatccaaaggacaggaagagagctcgatagagtcagttataatgatgaggataaggagtgtctaaccactgcccctgtgttaacactacctatgagtggtgaaggatacaccgtgtactgtgacgccttcagagttggcctagggtgtgttttgatgcggaatggaaaagtagtggcttatgcttcaaggcagctgaagaggcatgagcagaactatcccacccatgatttggaaatggcggctgtagtctttgcactaaaaatctggagacactacctgtatggtgaagtgtgcgagatatacaccgactataagagtttgaagtacatcttccaacagagggatttaaacttgagacagaggagatggatggagcttctggaagactatgattgcaccatccagtaccaccctgggaaggccaatgtagtaacaGATGcgttaagcagaaaatcttctggcagtttggcgcacatttcagcagagaagagaccgttgattcaaaaagtacatgagttgatggatcaaggtttaatcctagatcttttagatgagggggtcttgttggctcatttttcagtgaggccagacttgcgagatagagttagagtttcccaacacagagaccaacaattaatgaagatcatagaaagagtacagcagggtgaaggtggtgagtttggatttgccaatgatggcgtcctagtgcaaggttctaggatatgtgtgcccgatgtggacaatctcagaaatgaaatcatgcatgaggcacactatacactgtacagtgtccacccaggttccaccaagatgtaccatgatgtgagagatagctactggtggaatggcatgaagagaggcatagcagactttgtgtccaagtgcttgacttgtcaaaaggtgaagtttgaacaccagagaccgtcagggaagttgcaagagctccctatcccagaatggaagtgggaaatgattactatggattttgtgactgggttgcctcgtaccacgcgaggatatgattcgatatgggtaattgtagaccgtctaaccaaatcagctcacttcttgcctgtgaagactacatattctgtggcacagtacaccggctctacattcgagaaatagtcagattgcatggagttccggcttccataatatttgacagagggccccagttcacttctcgattttggagaaagttgcaggaggcacttggcacacagttgaacttcagtacggctttccaccctcgcatgcacggacaactgaaggacaatccaaacatctggaagacatgcttcgcatgagtgttttggattttggaggtcaatgggatgagcggctagctttggtggagtttgcctacaacaacgattatcactccaaagatagggatgccaccctatgaggcactatatggaagaaagtgtaggtctctctgtgttggacggaaatggggaagcgaaggtgcatgatgtagatctAGTGCGTAACACttgagagatagttcctttaatcgaggagcAAAAACTTttcgaggcgtaagagttatgcggacccagacggagggatgtggagtttgcgaaggcgactatgtattctgaaggtttctcccaTGAAGGGAGACGTGAGATTTGGacagaagggcaagttggcagatCGGTagattggaccttttgaggttactgatagagttggagcagttgcctaccggttggagctaccacccaacctttctcacgttcatcccatgtttcacatctccatgctcaggaaatacattcccgatccttctcatgtactacagtcggatgtaatagaactaaaggagaacttgacatttgaggagcaacctgtagccatagtggactaccaagtgagatagctaagatcaaaacagatccctatggttaaggttttgtggaggagccagtcagtggaagagtgcacctgggagtcagaacgggacatgcgtagcaagtacccttatctgttcaatgtgtaatcatgtactttattctgccttgtgtaaaattcgaggacgaattttctgtaaggggggaagaatgtaacacccctgatttttatatatattattattgggcttcgtgtaggtatcctcaattcgcggaaattcgacaattgtccggatctgtgaatttcctacgcatgatcactctggaaaagtctccgaatttgatcgagattttggctaccccaccattgttaggcatcccgagcacgttcccgaagtcggaatcggcaaaggtaaacccgaaccttgtttttttcgtaattttctagtgcttaaataggattaaaaatccataaaatattcgtgatagcttagaaaattacgattctttttgcaatagcttagtaatattgctaaggaccgcggggcaaagttttataatttttagagcttgtttgagcagtttttgcaaaaatgatcaataataaggactaaattgaaattttgcgtattgtgatgggtgattgatttgatgggcccaggaggggctgtgtgatatgattgaactgttgatatatggattgtgaatatagaagtgcattttttagcccttttgcaggttgggtaggtcctaggtatagggagactcactggattttcacgacttagggcgtaattggtcttttctttgcttgtattgagtcgattgtattaaataaatgtaatatgattatcagtgagccgatgcctttcttcctccgcccatccgccacagtgattgtcgtcaagtctgtgagtaaaatattaattttaattataatttcgatattattatatgttcagcatgcccatgcatcatttatatgcatatatttatgtagttaaactctaggcacgatttatgttgcattcataactgttaaagtgccatgaatggtgttgcggtaatttggagcagtgtgcgtgcgttggcgtgcgtgtgatgtggtgtggactatggataggacgggtagacacggcttgagttcttcagggaCCGGTCCTTCTGGGTagacacgcttgagttcttctgggaccccgatttggtatttaagtggaagtccgaaatgagttcttcacggcacagattggatttaagagagtcagataggggatcagctcccatatactatgaatgatgttacagggtgtgtgagtgctccaaattacctttttgatgctatgatgtgaaaatgttgtttatgttgcatttcactctacagggtgcattagttcagatagttatagagattatagttaagattgatattttactctctgagtcgaacgctcactcctgttcaaaaatttttacaggccacaggaggatattttattctgggttaacctgcttttatccttcgcaggttgtttatccatgtttgtgtaattttatttactcctagaatttccgcatgtgttagcagtatttatttgaatttggtctgtaatatttttatcatgttggacctgtaaacttaaatatgttatgcatgttgatggattggatgagggagctgagctcccatttattttatgttgatgagtatgtggagggtgagctgagctccccaattgagtatttattgtgtttacaggtcgggtgagtcaaaaactccccgttggaaagtccattttatggtcggactctgtccgtttggtttcttgaaattgggcccaaatgggccttagagttgggttaatgaacagttaggcttactacgccctggggctttaggtggcctgtgtcctagtcttggtccgcccataggttgggtcgtgacaaatatttaatacaataatctttatataaatatatataatttaggggAAGTAAAATGATGGAGTGGGTGTAGCTGAATTGGAAAAGGCTTTCAAATATCAAGCTTGCATTCAAGGATAACGTCCTGTTCCCTATGGATGGCAGTTGGTCAGGTTTTCACATGTCTTTGATCCGATCGAAACTAATAGAATGAATTTGAGTATTATATAATCGAGTTTGGAATAAGTTTGAATTCAAATTTTATATGTTAGATATCTGTCACCaaaatctatttatataaatacttaattaaatataaaatatatattttttacaataatatttataaattttcatatattttattttatataaaatgaaatttaattattttatgaaattattaaaattttaaaatataaattattaattaaataattttgtatataaaaatattaattaaaatatataaaattaaacagttTCGAGTttttttggataataataatCGGATTTAAAATGATTTCGAAttgttgagaataaattttaatcggttTTGAAACGAGTTCgagttttaataatattaatcgaATTCAGATACGATAATTTTCACGGATACCTTACCCGTTGTCATCCTTATGTATAccttattcattttttttattgagaAATCAAATCAATTGGTTTGATTGGTAGCTTGATCAATCAATTTAAACCGGAACGGGTTTACTGTTTCGATAATTATCTAATTCAAAGCGAGTTTATGCAAGTGACCTGAACCAAATCAAGCTCTAATTTTCCGTTAAACCGGTACAATCGTTGTCAAATCCCTCATTAATGCTTTGTTGATCGCCTGTATTGATAAGAGTCGGACTCGAAATCGATAATCTGTAGATTACTTTGGCATTAAGCCTtcccctcctcctcctcctcctcctcctcctcctcgtcCTTCATAAGAGGGCAAACTTCTCTTTAGCCCAGCTCTATTCAACCATTACACCCGAAGTCTAAGCAAAGGCCCAGATTTTAtgcttctttttatttttccacctCCATTAACTAAGCCCAAGCCCAGCGTTCTTCCCCTGCTTGTCCTTTCCCTAGCTTCCCTCTGTGAAAATGACAAAGTTCCAAAACGGCATTGCTCTATTGCCCTCGCCCTCTGAGCTAGACGAAGCCAATGCCTCACCTCTTTTTCGATTATTAGAATCGATATGACGAATTGCACATCCTTATTATTTACCATACTCTTTTAGCCTTCTATCCTAAGTCGAGTCTTGGTCAAGGCCGACTGACATTCGTTCCTTTGGGCCCAAGAAAAGCCTGAAAATGGAAATTTCTACTCTGGGCAAGTCACGAACCAATCCTAGATTCTGGAAAGCTAACCACAACGAATCCCAACTTTCCGTGAGGTTCACGGGCAATATGGAAGTGTGAATGCCAAAATATTGGAGTCCATAATAAAAGGCCGCTCACCCAATTAGGACCGAGTGAAATGACCCACAAGGCTGATTTAAATTAAAGGGCCAGCTTTGGTTTTAGGCCATTTAGCCCTTCTTTGTTTTCCGTTTTTAACTCCCTTAAGCATCCCCGCTTTGTGGCTCCGTGCTCTTAGGGTTTTAAAGAAGGGTTTCTCTCTCCCTGCCACTTCCATTTTCCCTCTCTAAAGTGTAAGAATCCCAATTCCTGGAAGAGAAGAAGAAAAGCCATGGATAGATATACCAGGGTCGAAAAACCAAAGCCTGAGTCGCCGATAAACGAAAACGAGATCCGTATCACCTCCGGTGGTCCTGTCAGAAACTATATAAGCTATGCTACTTCCCTTCTTCAGGTACTcatttctctttctctctatttTTAAGTTTGCACTAAATGAGTGGCTTTTGCTATTTTGGGTTTTCATTTCCTTTTTAATGTAATATTGGGTTGCCTTTTTTAATGGGTTGTGATTCATTTGAATAATTGTTTTGTTGCTTCCTTCCAGATTGTGCCTTGTTTGATTTCTAGGGTATGTGCATATGCGTCACTTGATGGTCTTTGAGTATTTTGGGATTTTGGTTATGTTTCATATTATCTTTAGGTTTGGTAATGATTAGGTAGTTGTGAGTTCTATTTTTGGCGTGCTTTTTCACAGATTCTCATAGTACACTATCTCATTCTTGGGGATTTGGTGGGTACTTTTAGTACGAATTCAGGAATTGTTAGGATTTATCTTCAATGGTTTTTTGTTTGAGGATTGGATTTCTCTACAGTGGCTGAATCTTTGTTTGGTTTGTTTcccatttcattattttatggctTTCTGCTTTATCCTTAGGTAGTATTTATTTGGCATTATTAGCAAGCCATATTTATTGGGTGAGGATTAGTTTTTCTTGTATACAGAAGAAATCTTGGGAAAATGTAAACTTAGTTTGCAGGAAGTTTTGTTTTTGTTTGTTCTTCAATATTCTCAAATAGGGTGTATTGCACCTCTTTGCAAGTCGCAACTCCACATATTGGAGGCTACTGTGGGTGAATAGTAACTTCTGTTTTGTGGGTGACTTGAAATTTGCATTGGACAAGTGTAATGGCTTATTACACTGGTGATATGTTTAGCACAGTCATTGATCAATCCTGCAACTCCTCCACcacccacacacacacacacgtcctcaaataaaaaataaaaaaaagaaaaaaagcatGAGAAGTATCTGGAAATAAGTGCTAATACTGGCATGAGAGATATTGTACAGTTTCATATGGTGAACATATTAGATGACCTTATCTATGCAAAACCAGTATAAAATCATAAAGAAATGGATTCTGAAAATGAAAAAGAATTAGCATGGAAATATTGTGAAAGCTGTGAAGCTTAGGTCAAGAGTTCTTGCTGATGTGGAGCATGCTTTTTAAGATAATCAATTTGTGTTTTAGCTTATTCTAACTTGCAACTGTGATAGACATTTATTATGTACATAATCCTTTCCTGGTTTATGTTCTTTTGATTTGGATGATTTCCTACTATTAGTTTCTGGCATCTGATGTCGCATGATCATAAATATTACAATGGTTCAAATTTTTTCATCATATGTGGTGTAGGGCTAATCATTCTGTTGGTTCGGTTCAAAACCGAACCAAATAAACCGAGAACTAAATTTTGTACGAAAGTAAAAACTGAACTATTTAAACAACTAAACTGAATCAAACCGAAATAAATAGGTTCGGTTTGGTTTGGCGGTCAATTCTTCAACCTCTTAGTTTTTCATTCTCAAGTATTCAGCAGCCAACAAATCTAGAGAATCCAAAccaaaagaaaaaacaaaagaaaataaattacattcaTCAATTAAAATTTGCTGAAAAacaacaactcaactcaactcaactaagcctttatcccaaaaatttggggtcggctatatggattcgctttttccactctgaacgattttgagttaaatcctcagaaatgtgtaatgcttctaagtcatgctgtactactctcctccaagtcaatttaggtctacccctttttttctttctatcctctaggctaatgtgctctacttgtctaactggagcctccgtatgtctacgcttcacatgaccaaaccacctcaatctcccttctctcaacttatcttcaattggcaccactcctaccttttctctaatactttcattacggactttatctagtctagtatggccactcatccaccttaacattctcatctctgcaactcttatcttaggctGAAAAACAACAACCAACAATAAATTAACGAATATTGGATTCATTTACAAATTTGAATCTCAAAAAATAATGGGAAGATTTAAATCTCAAAACTAGAATACAAAATATTATCCAAGTTGACAAACCCAGAGTATCCAAATACAAAAAAACGTCAACAATCAAAATTTGCTAAAGAAAACAATCAATTAACAAATATTGGTTTCATTTACAGATTTGAATCTCCAAAAAAGGAGACAGAGAATGCGATGCTGTTTTAAGATGAGCAGACAAGAGGGCACAGATGAAGAGGAGCAGACCAGGAGGCATAGATGGAGATGGAGAAAAGGAGGAgggggaggaggaggaggaggtgcAGATGGAGAGGGAGAAAAGGAGAAGGGGTAGCAAATCCATTTCTAGGGTTAGttaaaaagagaagaagagaaatatatatagGATGAGTTTAATGGTTGAGATCATTTTATTTTGAATGAACGGCTAGGATGACTACTTTAACAAAAAGAGGGAAAAACATACAATAGGTGGGCTGCAAGATTAGGCTCTTAAGCCTTAAACCATTATTCCACGAGTATGGTAGAGACACATGTGCatgtaaatatataatatattggttcggtttggtttctgattttttttttttaatccccaAAACctaaccgaactgaaccgaataaataaaaatttttaaacattAAAACTGAAGTGAACAGAATTTCTGATAAAACTGAACTGAATTTCCAAATTGATTCGGTTCGGATGGTTATTTTAGTCTAAACCGAATATTGCTCACCCCTAATGTGGTGTTTTATGCATTGTCTTCCAATTTGAGGAAATGCTGATTCtatggactttttttttttttttttcctgatatGTAATAGGAGAAACATGTAAGAGAGGTCGTCTTGAAAGCAATGGGACAGGCAATTAGCAAGACAGTATCCATTTCAGAGGGTATAAAGGTTAGTGTGCTCTTCAAATTGACATTTTCAGAAGGGGTAGAAATGCTGAACATGCTGTACATTTTTATCCTAATACAGAGAAGAAATCCCCGTTTGCATCAAGATACAGCCATTAGCTCAGTAAGCATAATTGATGTTTGGGAACCTATTGAAGAGGGCCTTTTACCGTAAGTTTTCAGAATTTGTTTTATAATACCCATATGTTTTTTGGTATGCATGTAGGTGTACAAACGTCTTGATATCATATTGTAGACGTCTGAGTAGTAACATTTGATGCAGTGTGGAACAGACTCGCCAAGTCTCAATGATCACAATCACTTTGTCCTTCAGAGAGCTAAACAAAAATTCTCCTGGGTAagtttatcttttaattttttaatatatattgttGCTTGCCAAACTCAGATTTGGGAAGTAAGTTGTTCAGCTGCTTTGAGTTTATCCTGGCTTGTGAAAATCCAAATCCTTGCATAATATGTTATTTTAGGGTCACTGTTCAGAAGTCTTTTTCACTGTGCTGGTCAGCTGAGATTCATAATGGGTACCATTaccatgacctgatttttgaatctCTCAGTGGCATGTACCAACAAATGCATATTGTGCACATTGTTTGATGTTTTTCTAGTTGTTATGAGGTCAAAATCGTGTGCCTAGGTATCAAGCTCCACAGTATGTGGAACAACCGAAGGAACAGTATCAGCAGCAGCAACAACAACAGCAACAGCAACCCAGACAATTGCGTGGTCCATATAATGCCGCTCGTGATGGTAAATTGTGCAACCAGATGTTTATTCTCAGTGATTAAATCATGCTTTCAGCCTAACACATTTATGCTTTGTAATTTGAAGATTCATATGGCCGAGGGCGTGGTCTTGGTAGGGGGAGAGGGCGGAACCGGGGTAGAGGTGGATACAGTTATGGAAATTATCAAGGAAACTATCAAGGTATAAAAATTAAGTGTATCAAGTTACCTGATAGTTTTATGGCTGCAGATTGTAGATATGCTTTCTTGAGTATAACCCTTCTTATTTTACACTTCTGATAGATAATGGTGGTTATTCAAATTGGGGTCGTGGTGGTGGACGAGGCAGAAGTTGGGGTTATCGTGGTAAGTTTGCTGCTTGAACTGCATATatgagcaattttttttttttaattttttgatatCGGTGTCAGATATTGGGTCTGACAATCTGTTTGTTTCATAACATGTTGAATATCTTGGATTTATCTATGCAATGATAATGTGGACATGACTCTGCTTGTATATTATTATGGAAATGTATATGCAGTTCCTGCATGTACATAATTATGGGCATGCTTCCTAGGCTACTGGTCCAGTCACATTTCCCTGGAACGATATCACCTGTGTTAAGTTGGGGTGCTGACATGAGGGGGTGCTTGCTAGTGAAAATGTGAAATGTTGGGTTGATACTTTGCTAAACGAAGCTCATGACTTTTGTAGGGACTGGGTATGAAAGAGGCAGAGGTGGAGGGGGCAGAGGCTATGGCCGTGGTCGTGGAAGGATGGGTGGTCGTTCAAGGGGTGGTGGCGGCAACCAGGGATAAGTAGGGAATGAGTTCTCTTTTTGCTTTAGCTAAATGCTTGCCTTGGCCAATGAGCTAAATTTTATCCTGAACTGATTTTAGTAGCATGAGATGTGGCTTATCATCATTGATTGGTTTTGTGTTTAATTTTCTCAATCATGTGGATGTGGGCAAGGTTGTTCTGTTCATTTTTGCATTTAGCCAATGGCAAGAGGAGGTTTATGATTTtctgtaatttatttttatccttGTGGTTGCAGTTACTATGTTCATATTTGGTTATCATATTTCTTTATTCCTTTCAAATATTCTGTGTTCTGTTGATGTAACAACTCTTTTATATGCATTTGGAACAACCCTAAACGCCCTTTGACAAATTCCTCCTGGTCCTTTGACAAACTACGGCATTGGTGTTGAAATAGGACAATTATGGGGCGAGGATGTGGAATTCGTTTTAAAATAATGCGATTCCTCGGCGACCCTCACAATTCCTATGAGAGTTTGGGTTTAGCATCCTTATTGGATCTAAATATTGGTTTCGCTTGATGTGTTCCTGCACGTAAACGTTGGAGTTGGGTTACTGGCCGTGTAACGGGAGGACAGAGCTGACTGGGAAAGAACTGTTGTCCAGGGTTGGTAATGTTTAACAATTTCATGCATTATTCAGCACGAACTGC
It contains:
- the LOC110633376 gene encoding uncharacterized protein LOC110633376 translates to MDRYTRVEKPKPESPINENEIRITSGGPVRNYISYATSLLQEKHVREVVLKAMGQAISKTVSISEGIKRRNPRLHQDTAISSVSIIDVWEPIEEGLLPVEQTRQVSMITITLSFRELNKNSPGYQAPQYVEQPKEQYQQQQQQQQQQPRQLRGPYNAARDDSYGRGRGLGRGRGRNRGRGGYSYGNYQGNYQDNGGYSNWGRGGGRGRSWGYRGTGYERGRGGGGRGYGRGRGRMGGRSRGGGGNQG